Within the Miscanthus floridulus cultivar M001 chromosome 2, ASM1932011v1, whole genome shotgun sequence genome, the region AGTTATTAGTTAGAGAGACATGAGAAAAGGGAACCCCGCAAATGGTACCAGTCCCCAATATTATTCAAGCAAACCAAGCCACTATTGAGACAGACCATGCcatttctctttcttattttgcTTTATCAATTTGCTTGCCTTTTCATTTGAGATATGGCATGAGTTTGATAGTGATTATTTGCAATGAAACCTATTCAAAGCTCATCACACTCATtagtattttaatttttttatcatTCAATCACCAAATCCTACTAGAGGGCCTACATGCAATTTATAAGCTGGTTAGGGACAAAGTAAATGAAAACAGAAGCTTGACGGCATGTTTTCTGTAGCTTTATTTTTATTGTGTCTCTCCCCGCTGCCATAATGGCCCCATGTATATACTAACCAGCTTCCATACAAGACCATGGAGGTGAGCTTAGGAGCCATTTGAAATAGAACCTTGGAATATAGACGGTACAAGTAGAACCATATCTAGATGGAAAAATATAACCGTTGAAAAAAATAACATTTGAAGCGTAGCTCTTGACCATAATATCTTTTACATGTAAAATGGCTAATTTGTTAGCTAGTATAAGATATAAATAAATAAAGGTTAGTGAAAGTAGAGAAGCAAAAATGAGGGATTGGATAGAGTGTACAAATGAAGTGGTGGCCAGAATCTGGAAAAGGAAGCCTTACTTAGAGGtcatgttttcctaaacgctaaacggtaaacaggcGGTCATTTAACGTTTAGCTATTATTCGGGCTAAACagtccattaaacgggctaaacggacAATTAAACAGGGTAAACAGACGATTAAACAGAAACGGAGCATCGCCGTGtagtgtttacacggtgtttaaacgggctaaacggccgtttaagcGAACAGTAGAGGTACCAGGCATCAATATTCAATATTTGAATGGTCTCTTAGAATTATTGAGCTTGTAGTACTCCATTTCTCGCTGTTTCCTTGTGTAATACGGAATTATTGTTTGCTTAATCTAGATCTTCTTGTGTTACTCCCTCTGCCCCCCTAAAAACGAAATCCTATGTTTCAAAACTTGTCTCAAAAAGAATGTAAACATAGTATTTGCACTAGATTTTTTTATGGGAACTGTCTGTCAAGAAATATAAACACCAGATGCACCCATCGCCCAACATCCCTATCCATCCCTATCCATGGTCATTCTCATCTACACACCTCCGGCTGTTTGCCTGACGAGTAAAATAGATATTTTGAACTTATGTGAAACCATCCGGATGCAACTATTGCTTCTGTGAACCAGCATGTTGGAAGGGCATATGCCTAATCTTACCTCAATACTTGAGATTTAAATATTTTGTGGGAGAGACAAAGTATTAGTATTGACAGCTCTCCTgtccatttaaaaaaaaaaaatagtaccCCATTTACAAGTTTTTCATTTCCTAGCTGTCACGCTATTGCGTGAATGGGTCGTTCTCTGCGGTATAGACGCGTACGTACACGTTACTTTCCGTTTCTTTCTAGTGCAGTGGAGCGCCTGCGGACAACGTGAATCGAGAGAGACATCTCTGTTTTTCTGCGTCTTCCTTCCGGTTTCAGCCACTCACACTTTCGGGGTTGCCCCAAAGCGCCGTCGACTACTTTCCAGCCGGCAGCTCCCCAGCCCATGTTTTTCTGTAGCCTTCGCACGTCCGTGTCGAAACTCGAAACAGTCACATGTGTAATCTAAATATCTGGGGGGACAGAATCTGCTTGCTGCACGTAAAAACCCGGACACTAGTGCAGGACTTCGACAGCTTCACTGCATCAAAACTGTCAACACGACAATGCCAAACCGAGATTGACTGAAGACGGATCTCAGCAGGGTTCAGATACACAATAAGCTGTGTTGTTCTGACTGGCTTAGCTGTGCTAAGCAGTTTCCGTCATTCACAGGTGAAGCCACAACCTGGACAGCCTCTGATGATTGCTCAACTGTAACTCTTGACAGTATTCCGAATCCTCATCTAGTACATCCCTAAACAAGAAATACCAGAACCAATCTTCTAATGGATTGTAACTATAGGCAAACTAGTTCTCTATGTCAGTTTGGAATACAAAATACTATGAAAAAGACGTCAACTGCGAACTTGCCGATTACAAAGTAACTAATCAGGAACAACTCAAGACACACTCATGAACAGTTCATTTATCTGGGAGTAGCTCTGTTCGTACCACAGGAATTACAGCCCTAGTGATTTCAATCATTTACAAAACGAATCATCTATAGTCTTCATCAAGATGAAACCAAGCAGGAAACATTGTAATATATGGACTCACTCTGCTAATGGAACTAAGCAATAACCCGAAAGTTTAACCAATCCTTTCAAAGCCGTCACAAACTTCTTATTTCTCAAGAATTTTGAATGAAGAGCTCAACCTGAACATTGTGAATCAAGAGCATCTGAAGATAGATGCATCAACAGTTTAAGTTATCATCAGAAGAGCAGCTCTGTTGTTTATAATTGGCATAGTACTCTGAAGATAGATGCCTCAACATGAAACTACCCAATGAACGTTACAATCTCTGCCGATTAATTATTGAAGAACCGGAATTTTTGACAGGTAGAATAGTACACTGATGTTTATATACATCACAAAACAAGAAACCATAGAATAGAATAGCAAAGTAGCTCTAGTTCAAATGAGACCTCCTAGGCGCAAGGCGCGGGCGTAGCGGCTTCTTCATGACGACAGTGAACTCGTTCTTCTCGGCGAAGTCCACCTCGTAGCCGGGCACCTCTTTCCACTCGTACTCCAGCACCATATTGGCAACGAAGTACTCCAGGTGCAGCATGGCGATGCCAAGCCCCGCGCAGATCCTCCGGCCCACGCCGAACGGCATCATCCTGATCCCCTTGGTGCCCGTCACGTCTACGCCCTCGCCATCGCCGCCGGGAAGGAACCGCTCTGGCGAGAACTCCATCGGGTTCTTCCATTCCTGCTCGTCCCGGCTCATCTCGGCCACCATGAAGTTCACCGTTGTGCCCATGGGGATCAGGTAGCCGCCGATTTCCATGTCCTCCGCCGCCTTGTGCGGCAGCACGAAGTGGGCCGGCGGGTGCTTCCGGAGGGCCTCGAGGATCACCGCCTTGAGGTATGGCATCTTGTGGACGTCCTCCTCTGAGACCCCTTCCTTGTCGTCGTCGATGGCAGCCTTGACCTCGTTGTAGAGCTTCTCCTGGATGGCTGGGTTTTTTACAAGCTCGGCCATGATCCACTGCAGCCCTGTGGACGTGGTGTCCGTACCGGCGTCGAGGAACTCGGAACATAGGATGCAAATCTCGTCGTTGGTGAGCGGGCGATCGCCGTCCTCGTGAAGCTTGATGTCGAGCAGCGTGTCCACGTACGAGTGCTCGAACGTGGTTTCCCCTTTCGGCTCGCCTGCCCGCTTCTTGTACTCCCGACGCGCGTTGATAAGCGGAAGAAAGAGCTCCTTGACGCGCCGCCGCAGCTCCCGTGCTTTATCGAGCCGAGCGCGGAAGAGGTGCTTGGTGACAGCCGGGAAGAAGGAGAAGACCTGCATGTTCTTGGAGCGGTAGATGAGTCCCTCCCGCTGCGCAGAAGCGATCGCGCGCACCGCGGGCTCGTCGAGGCGCTCGCCGAAGCACATAAGCACGAGGAGGCAGAACATGGCGTACTGGAACGTCTCCACGACGCGgggcggcgcggcgtcgggcccGGGCTCCGCGAGCTTCTCGACGAGCACGCGGCGCACCCACGCGCGCGCCGGTGCGAAGAGCTTCACCCGCGACGGGTGCAGCGTCTCGGCAACGAGGTTGCGGCGCAGGAGGCGCCACACGGGCCCGTAGCTGGCGCGGGTGATGCTGTTCTCGTTCTCGCCGAGGAGCCTGACCGACGCGAGCGCCGGGCGGTCCGCCAGCGCCGCGCCGCGGTCGACGAGCGCCTCGTGCGCGATGCGGCGGTCCGCGACGAAGACGGAGAAGCGCGCCCCGATGCGGAGCGCCACGACGGGGCCGTACCGCTCGAAGAGGCGCCGCAGCAGGGCTTCGATCTCGGCGGGCGAGTTGGTGAGCCAGACCACGCTGCCGAGCAAAGGCAGCGACGGCGGGCCCGGGGGGAGGCGGCGCCTGCCCCGCGcgcggagcaggagcaggagcgcggccgggaggaggaggaggagcgcgccAAGGAAGAGTCGCGTGGCGTCCATTGGTCGGTTCGGTTGCGTCGCGTCCATTGGTCTGATTCGGATCAGAGTGTACCGGCGGCCGGCGCTGGAGACGGGGGTGGGTGGATGGAGGCGGATTGGAGGTGTCGATTTATACGGGAATTGGGGAGTGTTCCACGTGGAGGGTCATTGCGAGAGACGCGGTGCTTGGGGTTTGGGAGGGACTAGTCAGCGAAGAGATCGGAACGGCAACGGATTCTCatttagcgcgtgtttagttcaccCCCAATatccaaaaagtgctatagtacttatcacatcgaatgtttgcggcccgtgcataaagcattaaatatagacgaaaaaaaaactaattgcacagtttggtgggaaattacgtgacgaacgttttgagcctaattaatccatatttGAACAtcatttgccaaataaaaacgaacgtgctacagtaaccccaaaatcTAACTTgctggaactaaacacagcctattcATCAGCAAGTTGCAAGTACAGAATTGGGGGCCGGGCCATTTGGATCAAGCATCGCTGACGTCAGGAGTGATGGATTCACTGGTAGAAGGTTCCATAGCTGATTAGCTGTTCAATTGTTCGATGGATCGTCAGTTCATTTtttttgaatatatatatgaatgaatgtcAACAGTCAACACGTTTAATAAAATTTATTCAAGCATCGCCTTCACGCCGTGTGTGTGGACTTTCGTGGCAATTGTCATGAATACTACTAGCACGATACACGGGATTCGCCAGTTGAGTACTCCCTTCCTCCCATAAAAAAAATCATTATAGCTTCCTATGAAGTCAAATATCTTTAATTTTAAACAAATATATATAACAAAATATCagtatttatggtacataattgatATCATTAGATAGGTCTTTGATTATAATTTTGTAATAAACTTATTTTAAAATACAAATATtgttgatattttttataaatctagttaaacttaagaaagtttaacCAGCTCTATAGCAATTTTTttataggatggagggagtattgtaCTGACGGTGACAGGTCGGTTACGATTGCAAGTGAGCACCCGTGGTTTGTGACTGGTGAGCCATCCTATAGAAACGGACATGAACAAAACAATATAGTTTTGGTCTTATTCGGTTGGCTAaaaaacggctgatgctgatgctgatgctgatgctgatactaatttgttgtgagagaaaaacactattattttgctgaaacggtacggctgataagttcaagcgaacatgtcCTCTGTTTAGAAGAAGTACCACGAAATCATTCAGATCAATATTAGTTTTAGCAGCAGCAGGCCAATGCGGAGCGCCACGACGGGGCCGTACTGCTCCAAGAGGCGCCGCACCAGGGGCTCGATGTTGGCGGGAGAGTTGGTGAGCCACACCACGCTGCCGAGGGGgagaggcggcggaggaggagcgcGGCTGAAAATCTTCGAGTCCCAATGGTTGGACTCGAAGCTCGCGCGCGTGCGTATAGGTTCCCGCACGTGGGTTTTGTCAGCAGCTGGAGCAGCGCATCTTCAATCGCCCTGTTAGCTTGACTAATacgtagtatttttctctcgcaacaaaaatTAACCAACAATACTTTCCGTCATAACAGCCATGCGAACAGGGCGAAAAGACGATTGTACGAGCGGCCCACTGGCGAGTGCGCGGCCCAGCCAGCATGTCTCGCGACTCACACCCAGGCAGGTTCGTACGTGTTTCTTAttatatatttctttttcttttttcttttcattttcttttgctGTGATTTTTCATTCTCTTCTttattttcttattcttttttatctttgtttatttcttgtttttatctAATTATGTTTTTTCATTCAGGTTTTTCTTATTatatatttcttttcttttttctttcattttcttttgctgtgatttttctttctctttttttattttattatttttttatcttggtttatttcttttttttctaattatgttttttcattcatgtttttctttttttattttgttgaTGTGTTGCTGCGAGCCATAGAAGAAAGGCACGTCGCACTAAATACTAGAACTAGCAGCCTGCACTCACGAGAGATattcttttgtttttatttttctttcctttgttttgtttcttttttccttctctttttctttgcattttttattcttttctttttccttatcCTTTTTAGTTTGCTTTTTCTTCCTCATTAGTTTATTGTTATTAGCtattttaattattttttctttttatgctctattttttctttatttttgtgAGGTACATGTGACGTTCGTGTAGTATTCAAGTAATATTTTATTATGTGTTTTTAGATGTTCACATAATATAAATGAGATGCTATATGATTATTTTTGTGTATTTATATAATACTCATGAGATGTTCTATAGTATATTTTAGGTTGTTGAAATAGTATCCATATGACCTTTTTATTTTGATCTATTACATGCTTTTTTCTTATTATTATTTCTATTTTTCTCTCATGTTGTTGTGATATTTCTATTTCTATGTTATATGAGATACAAGTTAAGTTCGATAGTACACATGTGATTtcaattttcttttttctttcttatttAAATTATTCAttcattttattttttgtatAGTTTATCATTTGTTGTATGTGCATGTTTTTTTGTTAATTTACTCAACTTAATTAATTtaataattttgtttttttacctttttacttattATATTATATGAGATACATGTGATGTTTCTATGATATATTATGGGATATTTATAtagtacatgtgatgttctatgatgtttttttaaTGTTGATGTAGTATACATAcggtgttctatgatgtattatGCTATGTTTTCATGGTGTATTGTGTGTTCACGTAGTATACTTGTGATGTTCTATTATGTATTCTGTGATGTTTAGCTCGTATACATATGgtgttctatgatatattttatAATGTTCACATGGTATAcacgtgatgttctatgatgtatttcaTGATGTttatgtagtatacatgtgatgtttctATCATGTTTTTATGTTCACGTGGTATACATGTGATGTCATATGAtatatttttgtgatgttcacgtaatatacatgtggtgttcacgtagtatacatagtATGATATATCCAGTAATGTTcacatagtatacatgtgatgttctatgataaaTTTTTGTGATGTTTAGTGGTGTTCATGTAAATGttctatatatttttataatgttcACGTACTATACATGAGATGCTCCACGTATTCTAGGATGTTCATATATTATAAATGCATGTTCCACGATTATCACTGAGTTACATGAAATGTTCTATGGTATATTTTAAATTATTTaaatttaaataatattttttaattaaCCTTTATTACATGGATTTTTCTTTTCCCTTGTGATTTTTGTTCTATGCTTTTGTTATGTTATTTTTTCCATGTGATGCTTTTGTCTGTTACATCACGTAtcaaaatagtttaacttacaagAATTCTAGAAGTTGGTTTATTTATTTTCTATATATTTCATAACTCTTGTTGCTTTCTTATAGATATTATAATGCTATGCTAGCTGTGGAAACATATAATTTGTTATATTAGATCTTGAACATTGTTCTCCTGAAGCATGATGTTCGTTAAAATTTTTAATCAAAATATATCCATGTGGGGTCTTGTTTCGAAAAATTTAATGCAAGAAACATGATGGTGTAATCAGAATTTAATTTGGATGCTCAGCTTAACCGTTATAGATTTTTTAGTTTCTTTAGACCTATGACATCAGCAACATGCAGATTGGTACTTTATTCTACGGCTTGCTTTGTGGGTGGTTCGTGAGTCCAAAAGTATATTTAGGCTCATCCCCGACTCATAATTTtgatactatgcaaaaagaagatttcttgTCATATTAAATttatggtacatgcatggagtaataagtgttgacgaaatcaaaaactaattgcacagtttgattgtactttgcgagacgaacgttttgagcctaattagtcaacgattgaacaattattaccaaatacaaacgaaatactacgtTATACTACAGTGTCGCTAAATCCGGCGGCGCCGATTTCGGacgcaactaaacgcggccttatCTACGGCCCACTGCGTTGAACAACCACGGACAAAATAATTGCATTATTACTCAGCTCGTTGTCATCCTCGAGAAAATTACCGGCGCGTTGGCGGGAGAATAATGGCGTGATCTGCATGCCCCGCGAAAATTGCGCGCGCTGTCCGGTGGGCGGAAAAGCGTCGGACAAATGTTTAGCACTCCCCGAGCGCGGCGGGGAGGAGGAGGAACGCGCCAAGGAAGAGTCGCATCGCGTCCATTGGTTGGTTCAGTTGCGTCGCCTCCATTGGTCGGATCAGAGTGTACCGGCGGCCGGCGCTGGAACGTGTGGCTTGgggtggatggatggatggaggcagctTGCGGCCAAGTGTTACGTGGCGGTGATTAGCGAGAGACGCGGTGCTTGGGGTTTGGGAGGGATTAGTCAGCGGAGATCGCGTCCATGCTTATAATTTAAAATTAGGcatgaaagagaaaaaaaattacaATGATATTTATCTAACTTTTTAAGACGACGTAGATATCAAATATGATTGTCTCGATTATAAAAAAATAGAAGCAATATCTTTGCTTCTCTTCATAAGTGAGCTATTTAAAAAAACAATGCAAATCACGTGCGATCGGGATGATAGAATCATACTCCAGTTCATAGAATCAGATCATGTAGTATgctacaattataaaacatatatagaTGATATGAATATCTGATAGTGATGTTTGGTGATATACACAAATAATGATAAGTAATTTCGATGGTCTCCATAATATACACAAACTAATGATAGGTAACTAATTAGGCAAATTTCTTAGAAAAATAATAAGATCAAATCGAGAAAATTTCTTAGAAAACTAATGAGAGCAGAACGGCAACGGATTCTCATATCTTCTGTAGAAGACAGGAATAGCAGCCAACAGCGGCCCTGTACTCCGCTTCAGCGCTCGATCGAGAGACGGTGGGCTGTCTCTTTGACGACAAGGACACCAGGGCATCGCCCAATAAGACACTGCAGCCTGACGTCGAACGGTGAGTCTCGGGGTAGCCTGTCCAGTCGGCATCGGAGTACGCCGTGACGTCGAGGTTGGCGCTGGCATGGAGGCACAAACCCATGTCGCTCGTTCCCCGGATGTACCACAGAATGCGCTTCAACATAGCTTGATGAGGTGCACGTGGATCGTGCATATGAAGACACGCCTGCTGAACTGCGAAGGCCAGGTCCGGGCACGTTACCGTGAGGTATTGCAGTGCGCCGGCCAGGCTCCTGTATTTCTTGGCGTCGTCGATCTTCGGTCCGTCGGCGGAGAGTTTCCCCTTGGCGTCAATGGGCGTGGTCGCCAACTTGCAGTTGGACATCCCGACGCACTCCAGAATGTCTTCCGCATACCGTTGCTGGGAAAAGGTAGAACCCAGCCGCGGTACGTTTGACATCGATGCCGAGGAAGAACCGGAGGGCACCGAGATCCTTGACCGCGAATTCACTCCAGAGATGGGAGACGATGAAATCCAGCAAAGCCAGACTGGAGCCGGTAAGCACAATGTCATCCACGTATAGGAGGAGGTATGCGACATCGGTGCCACAACGAAGAATGAAGAGAGAGGAGTCAGAGCATGTGGGGCGGAAGCCGAAGTTGATGACATACTTGGCGAACCGATCAAACTAGGCCCGTGGTGCCTGACAGAGACCGTAGAGCGACTTGTCAAGAAGACAGACAGCGTCGGGTCATGAGGGATCGGCAAAGCCGGTAGGCTGCTGACAGAGTACATACTCCTGCAGATTGTCGTGAAGGAAGGCGTTGGAGACATCGAGCTATCGGGTAGACCAATGACGAGAAGCGACAACAGTAAGCACGGTGTGAATCATCGTAGGCTTGACGACGGGCGTGAAGGTTTCGCCGAAGTCGACGCCGGCATGTTGTGTGAAGCCGCGAACAACCTACTGCACCTTGTAGCGCTCGAGAGATCCATCTGGGTTAAGCTTATGCTTGAACACCCACTTCCCAGAGATGATATGTGCTCCCGGCGGACAATCAACCAAACGCCAAGTGCGATTGGCCTAAAGGGCACTGAATTCGTGTTCCATGACGGCGAACCAGTGAGGATCACGAAGGGCGACCCAAACAGAGGATGGAATTGGAGAAATGGCACTAGAAGCACTGTCGGAGAtggtttctttgccaagtgtcctagactttgccgagtgctttttatcgggcactcggcaaagaggctgtttgccgagtgccagagagaaagcactcggcaaacaactggcacttggcaaagaggttgtttgcaaagaggtggtttgccgagtgtcaggataagacactcggcaaagggccgcctccgttaacggccggcaagcaccgttaatcctttgccgagtgtcttatcctgacactcggcaaagaggctcctttggcgagtgtcattttttgacactcggcaaaccatatttttttatcacttttgacctccaaactttttctgcagtcctcatagaatacctggtactccatgttccaatgtggcacatttctcggactttttctatatttctttaatttatttcatttaattgaatttttttggataattcaaattataaccgctagtcattcgaataatgaaaaaaatgaatggaaaaatgatattcatattatttagtataatgtgaagccgtatctaggaacagaccaccaatttcgaacatctgaaaggtcctaatatggctagagggggggtgaatagcctatttaaaaatctacaaatcaactagagcaatttgattagtatgacaaatagcgtaatgcaaacttgctctagctctacaagggttgcaagccacctatccaacaattctagttgcaatgaatacttaggcacacaaactagctatgtaattactcactaagaactctcaaccttgctactctaaagagctcaactagatgaatgtaaataataaagcaagctctcaattctaattacactaaagagcttgtatcaactagtttgcaagaatgtaaatgagtgagtagagtgattataccgacgtgtaggggatgaaccaatcacaagatgaatatatagccaatcaccgggagaatgacaaagaagagagacaatcgattttctcccgaggttcacgtgcttgccaacacgctacgtccccgttgtgtcgaccaacacttggtggttcggcggctaagaggtgtttcacaaacctcgtccacacgattggacaccgcaagaaccgacccacaagtgaggtaactcaatgacacgagcaatttactagagttacctttcggcgctccgccagggaaggtacaactcccctcacaatcaccgaaggcggccacgaacaatcaccaactcgtgccgatccttcaccgctgctccaaccgtctaggtggtggcaaccaccaagagaaacaagcgaaatccgtagcgcaacacgaataccaagtgcctctagatgcaatcactcaagcaatgcacttggattctctcccaatctcacaatgatgatggatcaatgatggagatgagtgggagggctttggctaagctcacaaggttgctatgtcaatgaaaatgtgcaagagttctcccttgagccggccatggggctatatatagagcccccatcaaatagagccgttataccccttcactgggcaaaacgcgctctgaccggacgctccggtcatactgaccggacgctagccctcagcgtccggtcgctcaatgtcagccacgtgtccagactcaacggtcatcggcctcgaccggacgctgcttcttcgaactgaccggacactgaagcccctacgtccggtcgtttatagtaagctcccgagcatgaccggacacgtccgataaaactgaccggacgctgaagccccagcgtccggtcgtttccagtaagctccccgaggcatgttttttcgaccagacgcgtccggtccacattgaccggacgcagaccagcgtccggtgctcaaccccagcgactgtgccgtctgacagctcgaccggacgcagcctttcagcgtccggtcgttgagtgacccagcgtccggtcagtagaccgacgccagcatcatttcgaccaactccatttcaactctaacttcttcacccttgctcaaatgtgccaaccaccaagaattttgcatccggcgcaatagaaaatagacatttcattttcccgaaagccaTGAGTTCTAgtgggacccaaacccatctcaaccctgcaaacaccttgcgcataagtgttagcattttttcacaaatattatcaagggtgttagcactccactagatcctaaatgcatatgcaatgagttagagcatctagtggcactttgataaccgtattccgatacgagtttcactcctcttaatagtacggctatctatcctaaacgtgatcacactcactaagtgtcttgatcactaaaacaaaatggctcctacattttatacctttgccttgagccttttgtttttctctttcttcttttccaagttcaagcatttgatcatcaacatgctatcaccattgtcatgatcttcgtcattgcttcatcacttggagtagtgctacctatctcataatcactttgataaactaggttagcacttagggtttcatcaattaaccaaaaccaaactagagctttcaatctccccctttttggtaattgatgacaacccttatacaaagatatgaattaaagttcatttgaatccatgttgcttgcccaagcatatttaccatgtgtaaagggtatggacaagtttcatgaactccatatggtagtaattgctccccctacatatgtgctaagagtttggattgtagcttgcacatatgcttagataggaaatataggagtcaatttctaccaaatgatgctaaggtataagagatggacctttgaagcatgataccaatcggagtgcaccaatataccttccttagcaccattagtaactagacatacacaaaaactagaataccccatgagatcaatattaaaagcaagggtctagttttcataatgtgagcataagtctagttacttttagcctatgcatgctagtttttcatttcatcattcaaacctataactagcatacaccacacaagcatggatgttgaaacTTAGAATTTGTACCATgcgagcaaatatatgaaatgttcattcaaatgcatcatacaagtttatgagcttgctccccctacttgtgtgctcaaaattttaattgatccctttcctttagcatatctctccccttatgtc harbors:
- the LOC136538749 gene encoding cytochrome P450 89A2-like, which encodes MDATQPNRPMDATRLFLGALLLLLPAALLLLLRARGRRRLPPGPPSLPLLGSVVWLTNSPAEIEALLRRLFERYGPVVALRIGARFSVFVADRRIAHEALVDRGAALADRPALASVRLLGENENSITRASYGPVWRLLRRNLVAETLHPSRVKLFAPARAWVRRVLVEKLAEPGPDAAPPRVVETFQYAMFCLLVLMCFGERLDEPAVRAIASAQREGLIYRSKNMQVFSFFPAVTKHLFRARLDKARELRRRVKELFLPLINARREYKKRAGEPKGETTFEHSYVDTLLDIKLHEDGDRPLTNDEICILCSEFLDAGTDTTSTGLQWIMAELVKNPAIQEKLYNEVKAAIDDDKEGVSEEDVHKMPYLKAVILEALRKHPPAHFVLPHKAAEDMEIGGYLIPMGTTVNFMVAEMSRDEQEWKNPMEFSPERFLPGGDGEGVDVTGTKGIRMMPFGVGRRICAGLGIAMLHLEYFVANMVLEYEWKEVPGYEVDFAEKNEFTVVMKKPLRPRLAPRRSHLN
- the LOC136536521 gene encoding uncharacterized mitochondrial protein AtMg00810-like is translated as MSNCKLATTPIDAKGKLSADGPKIDDAKKYRSLAGALQYLTVTCPDLAFAVQQACLHMHDPRAPHQAMLKRILWYIRGTSDMGLCLHASANLDVTAYSDADWTGYPETHRSTSGCSVLLGDALVSLSSKRQPTVSRSSAEAEYRAAVGCYSCLLQKI